Proteins encoded together in one Lathyrus oleraceus cultivar Zhongwan6 chromosome 5, CAAS_Psat_ZW6_1.0, whole genome shotgun sequence window:
- the LOC127079546 gene encoding 40S ribosomal protein S24-1-like: MADKAVTIRIRKFMTNRLLSRKKFVIDVLHPGRANVSKAELKEKLARIYDVKDPNTIFVFKFRTHFGGGKSTGFGLVYDSVENAKKYEPKSRLIRNGLDTKVEKSRKQMKEMSS, translated from the coding sequence ATGGCGGACAAGGCAGTCACCATCAGAATCAGGAAGTTCATGACTAACAGGCTTCTCTCAAGGAAGAAATTTGTCATTGATGTTCTTCATCCAGGGAGGGCCAATGTCTCAAAGGCTGAACTCAAAGAGAAGTTGGCTAGAATCTATGACGTGAAGGACCCAAACACTATTTTCGTGTTCAAGTTCAGAACTCATTTTGGAGGAGGCAAGTCAACTGGATTTGGTTTGGTCTATGATTCTGTTGAGAATGCTAAGAAGTACGAGCCAAAATCCAGACTTATCAGGAATGGGCTTGATACTAAGGTTGAGAAGTCAaggaagcaaatgaaggaaatGTCGTCATAG